The genomic window CATTGAGGAGAATCCAAATTAGAAACCCTTTCTTTACTTGGAAAAGTAGAAAGTAACTTTTGGCAATCCTTACGGCAAAATTCGCAGGTGTATAGATGGGCAAAGAGATCTTTACCAATGTTACTAGTTATTTCTTCCAAATAATCTTGGAAGTCGGAGATCACTGTTTCGCAGCGCATAGTTGCTCCTCAAAATTAGTAAATGGCTTAATATTTTCGTTTTAGAGATTGGTTCAGACTGGTCTAACATTAAACTTCAGATAAGCAAAAGAAGTTGCAAATTTTTCTCTTTTTTACGGAACTTTTTTCATGTCAGAACTAGAAAAAAACTTTACTCAAGAAACATTAGAAAAAAGAGTCTTAACCTACCAAAACCGTATCTTACTTTTTAGTTTGCTTACGGGTTTTCCCGCAGTAGTTGTATCAATTGTCTTGCTTTGGAATAACAACTATAGCCCAAAAGTTATTTGGACATTAATTTTAATTATTCTGAGCTTTTGGTTAGGCTTTTCTTTTTCTATTGCCAGAAAAATTGTTTTTAATTTACAAACAGTTACTAATTTACTTGCTGCTCTACGTGAGGGAGATTATTCAATTCGCGCTCGTAGTATTGGACGAGGTGACGTACTAGGAGAAGTAATGCTAGAAGTAAATGCTATGGCAGAAACCTTACGTGAGCAGCGACTAGGAGCATTAGAAGCAAATGCCCTACTACGTAAAGTTATGGTAGAAATTGATGTAGCAATATTTACTTTTGATAGTGAACAGAGGCTGCAATTAGTCAACCGTGCAGGAGAAAAACTTTTATCTCAGCCAATGGAAAGAGTTTTAGGACGAACAGCTAAAGAATTAGGTTTAGCAGAATGTTTACAAGGAGAAAGTAATACTACAGTTACTCGAACATTTCCTGGTGGACGTGCTGGACGGTGGGAAATTAGACGTGGAATTTTTCGGGAAAAAGGCATGGCTAACCAACTACTAGTTTTAACTGACCTTAGCCGCGCACTACGTGAAGAAGAACGCCAAGCTTGGCAACGCTTAGTTAGGGTGTTGGGGCATGAGTTAAATAACTCTTTAGCTCCAATTAAATCTATTGCTGGAAGTTTAGAAAATATGCTGACTCGTAAGCCCCCTGATTGGCAAGAAGATATAAAACATGGTCTTTCTGTTATTGCTGCTCTCGCCGAAGCCTTAAACCGGTTTATGGGTTCTTATGCACGGTTAGCTAGGCTTCCACAACCAAGATTTCATAGTCTTGATGTAGCTGAATGGATTAAGCGTGTTGTTAGGTTAGAAACACGAATGGAAATAAAATTATCCCCAGGCCCAGATTTAATTATTGAAGCAGATGGAGATCAGTTAGATCAATTACTAATAAATTTACTACGTAATGCTGTAGATGCTGCTTTAGAAACTAGTGGTGGAGTTAGCCTTAGTTGGCAAGTAGAAAATAATTATCTTGAAATCTGCATAGAAGACGAGGGTTTAGGTTTAGCAAATACCTCTAATTTATTTGTTCCATTTTTTACTACTAAGCCGCAAGGCTCTGGAATTGGGCTTGTTTTATCCCGCCAAATTGCAGAAGCGCATGGAGGAACACTTTCTTTGCAAAATCGACCAAATGATAAGGGATGTGAAGCAAGGTTAAGAATTCCAATGGCTTCAGATGTAAGTAACTCTATAATATGATATTTAGTAATTGTATGAAATTAGAATTAGTAGCAGAATCAATAGAAATAGGTAGACAAACGCTTTTAATTCGAGATCTTGCATTTAGTCCTGATGGTAAGTTGCTGGCTAGTGCTGGGACGGATTCAATAATTAGATTTTGGGATGTTGCCACACAAAAAGAAGTAGGGCAAATTCTATGGGAAAAATTAGTTCCATATGGCTACTCTACTGTTGAATCAGTTGCATTTAGCCCTGATGGTAAATTATTTGCTGCCTGTGGCGGTATTGGCAGTCTAGCCCTTTTTTACACCTCTAACTTTCAATTAATTACAGAATTTCCTTTGCAAAAACGGACAAAACTTATTGAATCAAATGTTGCATTTAGTCCTTGTGGAAGATATCTTGCTGTAGTTGGCTGGAATAACGTTTTGCGTCTAATTTCTATAGAAGAACAAAAGGTAGTTCAACAATTAAATCTTCAAGGCTGGCTACATTCAATAGCTTTTCATCCTACAAAAAAATTATTAGCTGTTGGTGGTTCTAATTTTGTGCGATTGTTTGATTTTGAAACTAATCAAAGCTTTAATAATTTGCCAAAGAAAATAGCTCTTGATACTGAAAAGTTAGGTGGTAGCGATCTAGGTTTTAGTAATAATGGAAAATGGCTAGCTATAGCTTGTAGTGATGATAGCGTAAGAATTTACCAAGCCAACAAAAAGGAACCTCAGTTTATTTGTCGTAATCATCGTGGTGGATCTACTGCTGTGGCCTGGCATCCCAAAAATGACTTATTTATTAGTGGTGATGGAAGTAAGTTTATTTATCTTTGGAATGGTGAAAGCGCAGAATTACTTACATCTATTGCTGGTCATCAAAAAAAAGTTTCTTGTCTAAAATGGCGTTTAGACGGTGAGGTGTTTGCTTCAGCAAGTTGGGATAGATCCATTAAATTTTGGCAAATAGTTTAGTTATACTTTACAACTTTAAACTAGCTTTAATTAAACTAGCTTTAATAAAGGTAAGAAAATAATGGA from Blastocatellia bacterium includes these protein-coding regions:
- a CDS encoding PAS domain-containing sensor histidine kinase, with protein sequence MSELEKNFTQETLEKRVLTYQNRILLFSLLTGFPAVVVSIVLLWNNNYSPKVIWTLILIILSFWLGFSFSIARKIVFNLQTVTNLLAALREGDYSIRARSIGRGDVLGEVMLEVNAMAETLREQRLGALEANALLRKVMVEIDVAIFTFDSEQRLQLVNRAGEKLLSQPMERVLGRTAKELGLAECLQGESNTTVTRTFPGGRAGRWEIRRGIFREKGMANQLLVLTDLSRALREEERQAWQRLVRVLGHELNNSLAPIKSIAGSLENMLTRKPPDWQEDIKHGLSVIAALAEALNRFMGSYARLARLPQPRFHSLDVAEWIKRVVRLETRMEIKLSPGPDLIIEADGDQLDQLLINLLRNAVDAALETSGGVSLSWQVENNYLEICIEDEGLGLANTSNLFVPFFTTKPQGSGIGLVLSRQIAEAHGGTLSLQNRPNDKGCEARLRIPMASDVSNSII
- a CDS encoding WD40 repeat domain-containing protein gives rise to the protein MKLELVAESIEIGRQTLLIRDLAFSPDGKLLASAGTDSIIRFWDVATQKEVGQILWEKLVPYGYSTVESVAFSPDGKLFAACGGIGSLALFYTSNFQLITEFPLQKRTKLIESNVAFSPCGRYLAVVGWNNVLRLISIEEQKVVQQLNLQGWLHSIAFHPTKKLLAVGGSNFVRLFDFETNQSFNNLPKKIALDTEKLGGSDLGFSNNGKWLAIACSDDSVRIYQANKKEPQFICRNHRGGSTAVAWHPKNDLFISGDGSKFIYLWNGESAELLTSIAGHQKKVSCLKWRLDGEVFASASWDRSIKFWQIV